Genomic window (Streptomyces sp. LX-29):
GAGGACGAGATCCGCGAGGCCCTCTACGACGTCGTCGACCCCGAGCTGGGCATCGACGTCGTCAACCTGGGCCTGATCTACGGCGTCCACGTGGACGACGCCAACATCGCCACCGTCGACATGACGCTGACCTCCGCGGCCTGCCCGCTGACCGACGTCATCGAGGACCAGGCGAAGTCGGCGACGGACGGCCTGGTCAACGAGTTGCGGATCAACTGGGTCTGGATGCCGCCGTGGGGTCCGGACAAGATCACCGACGACGGCCGCGAGCAGCTCCGCGCGCTCGGCTTCAACGTCTGAGCCCAGCGCTCCGCCCGGATTCCGGGATTCTCCCCCGGCATCCGACCGCAGCAGTGCGGTAAGGCCCCTGGCATACGCCAGGGGCCTTTGCGCGTCTCGGGGTCGCTGCGTCAGGAGGAGAGCCGGGCCAGCAGCTCCGCCTCGGTCCGCGGGTCCAGCCCGACCACCGGACGGTCCGGGCGTTGGGGAGCGCGTCCGCCCAGGCCACGCAGCCAGGTCCAGGTGTCGGCCGCCGTCTCGGCGACCGGGCGGCAGCGGAGTCCCGCGGCGTGCGCCTTGGTGACGCCCCCGCGGTGGAGCGCGTCGTGCAGCTCGCCCGGCGGCACCCACACCGGCAGTTGGCTCCACGGCTCGATCCCGGCGGCCAGGATCTCCTCCGGGCTCGTCCAGCGCAGCTCCGCGGTGGAACCGGTGGCCTTGACGCAGCTCTCCAGCAGCTCGCCGATGGTGGCGTGCCCGGAGGGGCTGACGAGGTTGTACGGGCCGCTCAGACGGCGCTCGGCGGCGCCCAGCAGCCAGTCGGCCAGGTCACGCACGTCGATGTACTGCAATGCCAGGTTGTGCGGGCCGGGGGCGAGCACCGGCCCGCCCCGCGCCACCCGGTTCAGCCACCACGGCAGCCGGCCGATGTTCTCGTACGGGCCCAGGATGAGCCCCGCGCGGGCCAGCAGCGTGCGTTCGGCGCCGAAGGCCGCGACCGCGGCGAGCTCGCCGCCGCGCTTCGCGCGGGCGTAGTCCACCTCGTCGCCGTCGTCGGGGGAGCCGTCCACCACGGGGGTGTCCTCGTCGTGCCCGACCGGAGACGGGTAGCGGTAGACCGAGCCGCTGGAGACGTAGCAGAAGTGGTCGGCCCGGTCGGCGAGCAGCCGCGCGGCGTCCCGCACCGCCGACGGCGCCCCGGACCAGGTGTCCACGACGAGGTCCCACTCGCCCTCGGCCAGTGCCGCCAGGCCGCCCGGGGCGCGGCGGTCGCCGTGCAGCGCGGTGACGCCCGACGGCGGCTCGTGATGGCCACGGTGGAAGACGGTCACCTGCCAACCGCGCTCCAGCGCGGCCTCGGTGACGGCACGTCCCACGAACTCCGTGCCGCCCAGAATCAGAAGTCGCATGCCGCGACTGTGCCCCGCCCGGCGCGACCGTCGGAAGGGGTGCACGCTCTCGGCGGAATCGCCGTCAGCTGAAAGGTTCGTAACCATGTGCGGCCGGTGGCGTTGGGTTCGACGTGGAAGAGCGCAGCGAACGGCTCCCGCCGGCCGGAAAGACCTTCCTGGAGAAGGCCGCGATCGTGGTCGCGCCCGGAACGGTCATTCTCGCTCTGCTGTACTACATGGGGCGCACCCGGATGAACGCCTACTACTCCGTCTTCGGCATCTCCGTCGGCGAGTTGGGCCTCTCGACGGAGGAGTACCTGCTGGCGAGCCCCAACGCCACCTTCTTCCCGCTGTGGATCCTGCTGCTGGTCGGGCTGTTCGCGGTGCTGCTGTTCGGACTGGTCGACCGCCGACTGGTCGGCCACGAGGCGCGGCGGCGGCGTCGCCGGATGTGGCGGGCGACGGGGGCGCTCGGCGGCCTCCTGCTGCTGCTGGCCTTCGCGGCGTCCTACCAGTGGCCGGGGTGGTACATGGCGCCGCTGGTCGGCGCGCTCGGCGCGCTGCTGGCGTCCTTCGCGCTCCATCTGCGGCGCGGCGGGCAGCCTCCGGACCACGGCGGCCGGCGGCCGCCGGCGCGCAACCGACTGTGGAGCGTCGTCGGTGCCGTGTTGATCGCGCTGCTGACGCTGAGTCTGTTCTCCGGCGTGGCCTGGTACGTGGACAGCGAGGGCCGGGCCGTCGCGCTGCGCGACCTGCGCACGGGGCCGGCGCACCGGCCCAGGGTGCTGCTCTACACGAGCACCCCCGCGCTCGGCGCCCCGGACCGGATGCTGAGCGCCGGACACCGCCCGTACCGCTACCTCTACGACCGGTTCACGGTGCTGACGACCTCGGACTCGCGTTATTACCTGGTGCCGCGCCGGCCGCCGGTGCGCAAGCTGGTGGTGGTGCGGCGCGACGACGCCTCGATGCGGGTGGAGGTCATGGCGTTCCAGGCGGTCAGTACGGAGTGACGCCGTTCGGCGGGGGCGGTACGTCGGGGCTGGGCACCACCGACGGCTCGACGGTCGGCTCGTCGCTCGTCGGCGGGGCCTCGCTCCCCGGGGGCCCGGGGGTCACCGGAGTGCTGGGCGGCGTCGTTCCCCCGGTCTCGTCTCCGGTGCCGGTCCCGCCCGGGGTCCCTGGGCCGGTGCCCTTCTCCGGCGGCCGGGCGACGGCGGAGACCACGGCCCGGATGTCGGGGGTCCCGCCGTCGAACTCCACGATGAACTCCGTCGTCAGCACGCCCTGCTCGGCGGGCCGGTAGACGAACAGCATCTGACAGGACTCGCCCGACGCGAGCGTCACGCCGGTACAGCTGTCGTGGTGGACTTCGAGGTCCGGGCTCGCGCGCCGGCCGCCCCCCGCCTCCGTGCGCCGGCCGGCCTCCGCCGCCCGACCCGCGGTCTCGGTGGCACCGCCCCCGGCCGGCTCGTCCGCGCTGGTGGGATGGGTCGCCCCGGTCGGCACCAGGGAGGCGCCCCTGACCTTCGCCGGGTGGTCGGTGGTGTTGTGGACCTTGGTCACCAGCTCGCTGGTGCGCCCCGCCGGCACCTCGGGGAAGGCGGCCTTCCCCTTGTCCGGCTCGCTCCTGCCCGGGGAGAACTCCACCTTTCCGCGCTTGGCGCCGGACTCCACCCGGGGCAGCGCGGAGCCTCCGCCGGGCGAGCAGCCGGACAGGGCCAGCGCGGCCCCGGTCAGGACCGGCACCGCGAGGAGACCGGCGAGGGCCTGGCGTCGCCGTCGGGACATGAGTAGTGCCTCCACATCGCGCTCGACGGGTCGATGGCGCGCTCGACGTGTCGGTCGAGCCTCGCACGGGGATGCGCCGTCGGCGGCCCGCAGCGACCGCAGGGGACCACGCCAACCACCCGGTCGGGCGCATGTGTACGGCCGTACGCAACGTTGTGTACGCTCGTACGCATGGGCTCTCTGACGCTTGCCGCGGCGATCACCGCCGAGATCGCGGCCACCACCTCGATGAAGTACAGCAACGGCTTCAGCCGGCTGTGGCCCTCGCTGGGTGCCGTGCTCGGCTACCTGGTGGCCTTCGCGCTGCTCGCCGAGACGCTCAAGTCGATGTCCGTGGGCACCGCCTACGCCATCTGGTCCGGCGTCGGCACCGCCGCCATCGCCGGCATCGGCATGGCCTTCCTCGGCGAGGCGGTGACCGCCGCGAAGATCCTCGGTGTGCTGCTCGTCATCGCCGGCGTCCTCGTGCTCAACCTCGGCGGAGCCCACTGATGCCCCGGCGGTACGACCCCGACCGGCGCCAGCGCCTCATCGACGCGGCGATCCGCGTCGTGGACCGGAGCGGCATCGACGGACTGAGCCACCGCGCCGTGGCCGCGGAGGCCGATGTGCCGCTCGGCTCCACCACCTACCACTTCGCCGGCCTCGACGAGCTGCTGGTCGCCGCGCTGCGCCAGGTCAACGAGGAGTGGCTGGCCGACCTGCGGCGCCGCGCCGAGGCCCTCGACCCGACCCGCCCGCTCGCCGACGCGCTCGCCGAGCTGACCGGCGGACTGCTGCGCGGCGACCGCGCGCGGCCGCGGCTGGAGTACGAGCTCTACCTCGCCGCCCTGCGCCGCGACGCGGTGCGCCCCATCGCCGCCGAGTGCCTCGACGAGATGGCGCGGATCCTCGCCCCGCACACCGCCACCCCCGCCACCGCACGAGCCGTGGTGGCCCTGCTGGACGGCCTCATCCTCCAGGCCCTGCTGACCGACCGCCCCTACGACCGGGACGCCGCGCGCTCGGCGCTGGCGGCGCTCCTCGGCTGAGCGGTGCCGTGGCCTCGGCGCTCCGCTGCCTCCTCGCCCCGGACCGGGGCTGGGCACGGTGCGCCCCTGGCCGGTGGCGGTCGGCCCTGAGCCCGGTCGGGCACCGCCGGTCCGCGCCGCCGGCCCTGAGCCCGGTTCGACACCGCAGGTCCGCGCCCTCGTGGGGCTGTTCGCCGTCGCGGCGGGATGTGGGGCTCAGGGCCCCGGCGGGCGTGCCCGCGCGGTCAGGGGTCACCGGCGTGAGACCGGTTCGCCTCCGGCCGCCCTGTCCGGTTAGCGTTCGACCATGACCGACGCACCTGACACCCCTCGTTCCACCGGCGCCGTCGCCGCCGGCCTCGCCACCATCGCCGCCGACGGCACCGTCCTCGACACCTGGTTCCCCGCCCCGGAGCTGGTGTCCGAGCCGGGCCCCTCCGGCACCGAGCGGCTCACCGCCGAGCGCGCCGCCGAGCTGCTGGGCGACGCCGCGCCCCGGGCCACCGGCCTGGACGCGCGCCGCGGGGTCGACGTCGTCGCCGTCCGCACGGTCATCGCCTCGCTCGACGACAAGCCGCTGGACGCGCACGACGCCTACCTGCGGCTGCACCTGCTCTCCCACCGCCTGGTCAAGCCGCACGGCCTGAGCCTGGACGGCGTCTTCGGGCTGCTCGCCAACGTCGCCTGGACCAACCTCGGCCCGGTCGCGGTCGACCAGGTCGAGAAGGTCCGGCTGGCCGCCCGCGCCGAGGGCCTCCAGCTCAATGTGACCAGCATCGACAAGTTCCCGCGGATGACGGACTACGTCACGCCCACCGGCGTGCGCATCGGCGACGCCGACCGGGTCCGCCTCGGCGCGCACCTCGCCGCCGGCACCACGGTCATGCACGAGGGCTTCGTCAACTTCAACGCCGGGACGCTCGGCACCTCCATGGTCGAGGGCCGGATCAGCGCGGGCGTCGTCGTCGGCGACGGCTCCGACATCGGCGGCGGCGCGTCGATCATGGGCACCCTCTCCGGCGGCGGCAAGCAGACCATCTCCCTCGGTGAGCGCTGCCTGCTCGGCGCCGAGGCCGGCATCGGCATCTCCCTCGGCGACGACTGCATCGTCGAGGCGGGCCTGTACGTCACCGCCGGCACCCGGGTGACCCTGCCGGACGGCCAGGTGGTCAAGGCGCTGGAGCTCTCTGGCGCCACCAACCTCCTCTTCCGCCGCAACTCCACCACCGGCACCGTCGAGGCGCTCCCGCGCAGCGGCTCCTGGGGCGGCCTCAACGAGGCGCTGCACAGCCACAACTGACGCCCGCACCGCCGTCGAGCGGCCCGCGCCGGACCCCGGCGCGGGCCGCTCGCGCGTTCCGGAAACTTTTTTCACCGCGGCGACATAGTGGGCGGCAGTCACACGCGTCTCAAGGGGTGGCGAACGGCGCCGGTAAGGCGCAGCCGCCCAGAGGAAGTCGACGAAACGATGGTGACGATGGATGCCGAGCGTGAGAAGGACTTCAGGGAGTTCGTGGCGACGAGGTCGCCCGCGCTGCTGAAGCTCGCCATGCTGCTCTGCGGGGGAGACCAGCACGAGGCCGAGGACCTGTTGCAGAACGCGCTCATCAAGACGGCCGGGCGCTGGCACCGCGTGGAGGAACCGGAGGCGTACGTACGCCAGGTGCTCTACCGGCAGCAGGTCGGCCGCTGGCGACTGCGCTGGCCGCGTCGCGAGGTGACCGTCGCCGCTCCGCCGGAGCGCGGCGTGGTCGACGGGGCCGGCGTCGTGGAGACGCGGATCGTGATCCGCGACGCGCTGTCCCGGCTCACCGCCCGCCAGCGCACCGTCCTGGTGCTGCGCTACTTCGAGGACCTTCCCGAGGCCGAGGTGGCGGCGCTGCTCGGCTGCTCGGTCGGCACCGTGCGCAGCACGACGCACCGCTCGCTGGCGCGACTGCGCCAGCTGTCCCCCGAGCTGTTCGCCGCGGGGCCCGGCACCGGCCGGGCCGCACGCGACCTTTCGACCGCGGAGGCATGACCGTGAACGACGAAAAGATGACGGAGCTGGTGCGCGACGCGCTCCAGGAGTGGCCGCAGGAGGGCGTCCGGCCCTCCCCCCACCTCGCCGACCAGGTGCTGCGCGCCCGGCGCCGCCGCAAGGTCGGCGGTGTGGTCGGGGCCGCAGTGGCCGCGGCCGCGATCCTCGGTACCGCGGTGGCGGTGCCCGCGCTGGAGAACGCGGGCGACGGCGGCGGTGTCCGGCCGGCGGCGCAGGCCACCGGCCCGGATGTGCTGGCCCACCCCGACCAGTCGCCGCCGCGCGACCAGATCGCCGCGGGCAAGACCGCCGTCTCCGCCTTCTACCGCACCACGAAGGTGCGGCAGCAGGGCGGCGACGAGCTGCTGACCTACCAGTGGCACCTGCTCGACCCGGCCACCGGCCGCTACGAGATGACGTCGTGGGCCTGGCTGGACGTGGCTCCGGGGCTGAAGAAGGCGGCCGTCCTGGAGGGGGAGCTGCCCGCCAAGCGGGTGGGGCTGCTCGACCTCTCCACCGGGAGGGTCGAGCGGTGGATCAAGCTGGACCGCGGAGTGGCGTCCGTGAAGTGGTCGCCCGAGGGCAGGCGGCTGCTGGCCACCACCTATGACACGAACCCGGACAACCTCACACTCGAAAAGCCGTACTTCACCACGGACGAGGACGGGGGCTCGGACAAGGAAGCGGGCCCGGTGCTCGGCCACACCGGCTTCTACGCCATCGACGTCGCCTCCGGCGCGTCGAAGTGGCGCAAGCTGCCCTCCGCCGCCGACACCTTCACCAACACCCGTGAGGACCTGGAGTGGAGC
Coding sequences:
- a CDS encoding metal-sulfur cluster assembly factor; this encodes MSENVDTTAETRSEAVVEAPAETAAPAEAATTKPATEDEIREALYDVVDPELGIDVVNLGLIYGVHVDDANIATVDMTLTSAACPLTDVIEDQAKSATDGLVNELRINWVWMPPWGPDKITDDGREQLRALGFNV
- a CDS encoding NAD-dependent epimerase/dehydratase family protein; amino-acid sequence: MRLLILGGTEFVGRAVTEAALERGWQVTVFHRGHHEPPSGVTALHGDRRAPGGLAALAEGEWDLVVDTWSGAPSAVRDAARLLADRADHFCYVSSGSVYRYPSPVGHDEDTPVVDGSPDDGDEVDYARAKRGGELAAVAAFGAERTLLARAGLILGPYENIGRLPWWLNRVARGGPVLAPGPHNLALQYIDVRDLADWLLGAAERRLSGPYNLVSPSGHATIGELLESCVKATGSTAELRWTSPEEILAAGIEPWSQLPVWVPPGELHDALHRGGVTKAHAAGLRCRPVAETAADTWTWLRGLGGRAPQRPDRPVVGLDPRTEAELLARLSS
- a CDS encoding multidrug efflux SMR transporter, which codes for MGSLTLAAAITAEIAATTSMKYSNGFSRLWPSLGAVLGYLVAFALLAETLKSMSVGTAYAIWSGVGTAAIAGIGMAFLGEAVTAAKILGVLLVIAGVLVLNLGGAH
- a CDS encoding TetR family transcriptional regulator, which produces MPRRYDPDRRQRLIDAAIRVVDRSGIDGLSHRAVAAEADVPLGSTTYHFAGLDELLVAALRQVNEEWLADLRRRAEALDPTRPLADALAELTGGLLRGDRARPRLEYELYLAALRRDAVRPIAAECLDEMARILAPHTATPATARAVVALLDGLILQALLTDRPYDRDAARSALAALLG
- the dapD gene encoding 2,3,4,5-tetrahydropyridine-2,6-dicarboxylate N-succinyltransferase, whose protein sequence is MTDAPDTPRSTGAVAAGLATIAADGTVLDTWFPAPELVSEPGPSGTERLTAERAAELLGDAAPRATGLDARRGVDVVAVRTVIASLDDKPLDAHDAYLRLHLLSHRLVKPHGLSLDGVFGLLANVAWTNLGPVAVDQVEKVRLAARAEGLQLNVTSIDKFPRMTDYVTPTGVRIGDADRVRLGAHLAAGTTVMHEGFVNFNAGTLGTSMVEGRISAGVVVGDGSDIGGGASIMGTLSGGGKQTISLGERCLLGAEAGIGISLGDDCIVEAGLYVTAGTRVTLPDGQVVKALELSGATNLLFRRNSTTGTVEALPRSGSWGGLNEALHSHN
- a CDS encoding SigE family RNA polymerase sigma factor — protein: MDAEREKDFREFVATRSPALLKLAMLLCGGDQHEAEDLLQNALIKTAGRWHRVEEPEAYVRQVLYRQQVGRWRLRWPRREVTVAAPPERGVVDGAGVVETRIVIRDALSRLTARQRTVLVLRYFEDLPEAEVAALLGCSVGTVRSTTHRSLARLRQLSPELFAAGPGTGRAARDLSTAEA
- a CDS encoding WD40 repeat domain-containing protein, which codes for MNDEKMTELVRDALQEWPQEGVRPSPHLADQVLRARRRRKVGGVVGAAVAAAAILGTAVAVPALENAGDGGGVRPAAQATGPDVLAHPDQSPPRDQIAAGKTAVSAFYRTTKVRQQGGDELLTYQWHLLDPATGRYEMTSWAWLDVAPGLKKAAVLEGELPAKRVGLLDLSTGRVERWIKLDRGVASVKWSPEGRRLLATTYDTNPDNLTLEKPYFTTDEDGGSDKEAGPVLGHTGFYAIDVASGASKWRKLPSAADTFTNTREDLEWSHDGSLVVGPSLSSPGRIFYDLDGKRVPAPAAEKYVSYTQAGLSPDGRHVAGGFAGKGGAITSEILDARTGKRVKLVAGQQLLAWADADRLIAWGCDPKKCSGKNEFRNRLQLVSLKSDKVVPLTDFRKASDEAPGRWEPVFSRR